The Longimicrobiales bacterium genome includes a window with the following:
- the kdsA gene encoding 3-deoxy-8-phosphooctulonate synthase — MFDRFSLIAGPCLLESDEINLEVARALSGWSESFDLPVVFKASFDKANRSKLSAERGPGLEVGLEALARVKGETGLSVITDIHEAGQAARVAAVVDALQIPAFLCRQTDLLVAVGETGRPVNLKKGQWMSPEEMAAAVDKLESSGAPEVAVTERGTFFGYGNLVVDMRSFARGTKATGCPVYFDGTHSVQRPGALDGASGGDPEHIPSLVRGAVAAGCAGLFLETHPRPEQAPSDGSNMLPLEEMPQLLRNVQAVRAALAPEGAT; from the coding sequence ATGTTCGATCGATTCTCGCTCATCGCTGGGCCATGCCTCCTAGAGAGTGATGAGATCAACCTCGAAGTCGCACGTGCGCTTTCGGGGTGGTCGGAGTCATTCGATCTCCCGGTCGTTTTTAAGGCGTCATTCGACAAGGCAAACCGGTCGAAGTTGTCGGCCGAGCGGGGTCCCGGCTTAGAGGTCGGCCTCGAGGCGCTCGCACGGGTGAAAGGGGAAACAGGCCTGTCGGTGATTACCGACATCCATGAGGCCGGTCAGGCGGCACGCGTCGCTGCCGTGGTCGACGCGCTCCAGATACCAGCATTTCTCTGTCGGCAGACGGACCTACTCGTCGCTGTCGGGGAGACGGGGCGTCCCGTCAACTTGAAGAAAGGGCAGTGGATGTCGCCCGAGGAAATGGCGGCCGCTGTGGACAAGCTCGAGTCCTCAGGAGCGCCTGAGGTCGCGGTCACCGAGCGTGGGACCTTCTTCGGGTACGGCAACCTAGTCGTCGACATGCGGTCGTTCGCACGAGGCACGAAAGCGACGGGCTGCCCAGTCTACTTCGACGGCACTCACTCCGTGCAAAGACCGGGCGCTCTGGACGGCGCCAGTGGCGGCGACCCGGAGCACATTCCGTCGCTCGTGCGAGGCGCTGTGGCCGCCGGATGTGCTGGATTGTTCCTGGAGACCCACCCGCGCCCGGAGCAAGCACCGTCGGACGGATCGAACATGCTTCCGCTGGAAGAGATGCCTCAACTGCTCCGGAATGTGCAGGCCGTGCGAGCGGCCCTAGCCCCCGAGGGAGCCACCTGA
- a CDS encoding HAD hydrolase family protein, translated as MSSENPINDALARQIKLVIFDVDGVLTDAGIYVGETESGESVELKRFDIQDGIGLKMLMWAGLEVAIVSGRVSKATTLRAAELEIDECHQAPNAHKLVVVRELIARKGVEWHEVAMLADDIPDLSVLREVGLKAAVANATSTITAIADWKSAKEGGKGAAREFCEALLTARGELGGVIEKYVADRSPA; from the coding sequence ATGTCCAGCGAGAACCCAATCAATGACGCGCTGGCCCGTCAGATCAAACTCGTGATTTTCGACGTCGATGGTGTCCTCACGGATGCCGGCATCTATGTCGGAGAAACGGAATCAGGAGAATCGGTCGAACTCAAGCGCTTCGATATCCAAGACGGCATTGGGCTCAAGATGCTCATGTGGGCGGGGCTCGAAGTCGCCATCGTCTCGGGTCGTGTCTCAAAGGCGACCACGCTGCGGGCGGCTGAGCTCGAAATCGATGAGTGCCACCAGGCGCCAAACGCCCACAAGCTTGTGGTCGTCCGCGAACTCATCGCTCGGAAGGGTGTTGAATGGCACGAAGTCGCGATGCTGGCTGACGACATCCCTGACCTGTCCGTGCTCCGGGAGGTCGGCCTCAAAGCTGCGGTAGCAAACGCTACATCGACGATCACAGCGATCGCCGATTGGAAGTCGGCGAAGGAGGGAGGCAAAGGCGCCGCACGTGAGTTCTGCGAGGCCCTGCTCACCGCGCGGGGCGAACTGGGTGGCGTAATCGAGAAGTATGTTGCGGACCGGAGCCCCGCATGA
- a CDS encoding KpsF/GutQ family sugar-phosphate isomerase yields the protein MTSSDEALLAEGRRVLNIEADAIATVSARLDSRFVEACRLVAGAKGRIVVCGVGKSGHIARKIAGTLTSTGTPSTFLHGVEALHGDLGIVGKADVAILISKSGEGSELGRITEYLVRLGVPVVAMTGQPDSVLARDASVTLDCSVTEEACPMDLAPTSSTTTTLALGDALAMVVLQEKGFGEGDFAALHPGGTLGTKLSVRVGDVMISDEYPTLTGEVSLKEAIAPLAKMRGTVPVVEGPKVVGVLTAGDLARCMESDPGFLGVKVADVMTLNPKVASEAELGSAAVRRMEEHGIMALPVQNGAGHLVGIVHLHDLMRSGAV from the coding sequence ATGACGTCCTCTGACGAGGCGCTGCTCGCAGAAGGGCGCCGTGTTCTCAATATCGAGGCCGATGCCATCGCGACGGTATCCGCGCGACTGGACAGTCGATTCGTGGAGGCCTGCCGTCTCGTGGCGGGCGCGAAGGGCCGAATCGTCGTGTGCGGGGTCGGCAAGTCGGGGCACATCGCTCGGAAGATTGCAGGTACCCTCACCTCGACGGGTACGCCCTCGACATTCCTACACGGGGTCGAGGCGCTCCACGGAGATCTTGGAATCGTCGGGAAGGCCGACGTAGCGATCCTCATCTCCAAGTCCGGAGAGGGCTCTGAGCTCGGTCGCATCACGGAGTACTTGGTACGTCTCGGTGTTCCCGTGGTGGCCATGACAGGGCAGCCGGACTCCGTGCTGGCTCGCGACGCGTCAGTGACGCTCGACTGCTCGGTGACGGAGGAGGCGTGCCCGATGGATCTGGCCCCGACCTCATCGACCACGACCACGCTGGCCCTGGGCGACGCCCTCGCCATGGTGGTCCTTCAGGAGAAGGGATTCGGGGAAGGGGATTTCGCGGCGCTTCACCCGGGTGGAACACTTGGAACCAAGCTCTCCGTCCGTGTAGGAGATGTCATGATCTCCGACGAATATCCCACGCTGACGGGCGAAGTCTCGTTGAAAGAAGCCATCGCGCCACTCGCGAAGATGCGGGGCACGGTCCCCGTGGTGGAGGGCCCCAAAGTTGTGGGTGTACTCACGGCCGGGGACCTGGCACGATGCATGGAGTCGGACCCGGGGTTCCTCGGCGTGAAAGTCGCAGACGTGATGACGCTCAACCCTAAGGTCGCCAGCGAGGCCGAACTGGGCTCCGCAGCCGTTCGTCGGATGGAAGAGCACGGGATCATGGCCCTCCCGGTCCAAAACGGAGCCGGACATCTCGTGGGAATCGTTCACTTGCACGACTTGATGAGATCCGGAGCGGTTTGA
- the lptC gene encoding LPS export ABC transporter periplasmic protein LptC — translation MKISKMIRPLAVIGLVSILGLTACDEPVETAVASEALLEIGADNVVFGMVAFMTSRGIRDGRVNADTAYMFADSASAQLHQMSIVFYNANGTARATVTGTSGDWDQQTDRMTARGDVVLLVHDDGRKIESSELHYDPNQNRIWSDSATAQTLANGSVTRGSAFQSDMEFRNVRISSIRGQAVGR, via the coding sequence ATGAAAATATCTAAGATGATTCGCCCCCTTGCTGTGATCGGTCTGGTTTCGATCTTGGGGCTCACCGCCTGTGACGAACCTGTGGAGACGGCGGTCGCGTCGGAAGCGCTCCTAGAGATCGGGGCGGATAACGTCGTCTTCGGTATGGTTGCTTTCATGACCTCGCGAGGCATTCGGGACGGTAGGGTCAACGCCGACACCGCATATATGTTCGCGGACTCGGCCTCAGCTCAGCTCCATCAAATGAGCATCGTGTTCTACAACGCGAACGGCACGGCGCGTGCAACGGTGACGGGCACCTCGGGCGATTGGGACCAGCAGACGGACCGGATGACCGCACGAGGTGACGTGGTCCTCTTGGTGCATGACGACGGGCGAAAGATCGAAAGCTCCGAGTTGCACTACGACCCGAATCAGAATCGGATCTGGTCGGACTCGGCGACGGCGCAGACGCTCGCGAACGGTTCGGTTACGAGGGGCTCTGCGTTCCAATCTGATATGGAGTTCAGGAACGTCCGGATCTCGAGCATTCGCGGCCAAGCGGTCGGCCGGTAG
- the lptB gene encoding LPS export ABC transporter ATP-binding protein, whose product MNGEPETVSRFSGEGLTKIYRKRTVVNDVDIAVSQGEIVGLLGPNGAGKTTTFYMMVGLIPPHSGTVHLDGDDLTKTPMYRRARRGVGYLAQEPSVFRRLSVEDNVLAILETLKLPKKEEKQRLEHLLAELGLSELRKNKAYSLSGGERRRLEITRALVQRPKFMLLDEPFAGIDPIAVHDIQDIVRGLKDRDIGVVISDHNVEQTLEIVDRAYIMYEGGIRVSGTVSELVWNDEVAEIYLGPTLTERMRGRYAKPDTAGAQE is encoded by the coding sequence ATGAACGGTGAACCGGAGACAGTGAGCCGCTTCTCGGGCGAAGGCCTTACGAAGATCTACCGCAAACGCACCGTCGTGAACGACGTTGACATCGCCGTGAGTCAGGGCGAGATCGTGGGCCTATTGGGGCCGAACGGAGCCGGAAAGACGACGACCTTCTACATGATGGTCGGACTCATTCCGCCGCATTCCGGGACGGTCCACCTTGATGGGGACGATCTGACCAAGACGCCCATGTATCGACGAGCGCGTCGAGGGGTGGGATACCTGGCCCAAGAACCGTCAGTGTTCCGGCGCCTCTCAGTCGAGGACAACGTACTCGCAATCCTTGAGACGCTGAAGCTGCCAAAGAAGGAAGAAAAGCAGCGTTTGGAGCACCTTTTGGCCGAATTGGGCCTCAGCGAACTGCGCAAGAACAAGGCCTATTCGCTGTCCGGTGGTGAGCGTCGCAGACTCGAGATCACGCGGGCACTCGTCCAGCGCCCTAAGTTCATGCTGCTCGACGAACCCTTCGCAGGGATCGATCCGATTGCCGTACACGACATTCAGGACATCGTTCGCGGTCTGAAGGATCGCGATATCGGGGTCGTAATCTCTGATCACAATGTTGAACAGACACTCGAAATCGTCGATCGGGCATACATCATGTATGAAGGTGGGATTAGGGTCAGCGGGACGGTCTCCGAACTCGTGTGGAACGATGAGGTCGCGGAGATCTACCTGGGCCCGACTTTGACCGAACGGATGCGCGGTCGGTATGCGAAACCCGACACGGCAGGAGCACAGGAGTAG
- the rpoN gene encoding RNA polymerase factor sigma-54, translating into MSTFNTKLYQSANLRQEMRINPRLYQAMELLYMPLLDLQQHLKAELAENPLLEMEEAEVEMEVELREDTTDEPLGDDVDWEAILLDGFDVGGRRAEFEQKEYFEPTPVDTRDLHDHLEDQLRLLTISDRELRMGEEIIGDIDDDGMLACDLSECVSGVNSWLEEVRPIAEEAVAQIEDKHERQSEMDSIVEAFRPYVLDEAVAMLQVVQAFDPPGIGARDVRESILIQLQQRDEGDSLAFKIVDEHFDALINHRVSDIAKTLGVQPIEVQDATDGLSHLDPKPGQKYSAEPEHYVIPDLIVEQIDGEYMVFANDTSLPRLRISQSYKDIAKDKKQFTGENKEFVAAKLNSANWMVQAIEQRRQTMLKVMNFIVDRQRAFFERGVQHLKPLTLREVADYIEMHESTVSRVTNKKYVQTPRGVFSLKYFFSSGLSTTSGEDISARGVKDKIKSLVSDEDSGKPLTDQAIVKLLMADGVKIARRTVAKYRDQLGILPARMRKRV; encoded by the coding sequence ATGAGCACTTTCAACACGAAGCTCTATCAGAGCGCAAACCTCCGGCAGGAGATGCGGATCAACCCACGCCTGTATCAGGCGATGGAGTTGCTCTACATGCCCTTATTGGACTTGCAACAGCATCTGAAGGCAGAGCTCGCTGAGAATCCGCTGCTCGAGATGGAAGAAGCCGAAGTTGAAATGGAGGTCGAGCTCAGAGAGGACACGACGGACGAACCTCTGGGCGACGATGTGGACTGGGAGGCGATCCTCTTGGACGGGTTTGATGTGGGCGGCAGACGCGCCGAGTTCGAGCAGAAAGAGTATTTCGAACCCACTCCCGTCGATACGCGGGATTTGCACGACCACCTCGAGGATCAATTGCGCCTTCTCACGATCTCAGATCGTGAACTCCGCATGGGCGAAGAGATCATCGGCGACATCGACGACGACGGAATGCTCGCGTGCGATCTGTCCGAATGTGTCTCCGGCGTGAACAGCTGGCTCGAAGAAGTCCGCCCGATCGCTGAAGAGGCGGTGGCCCAGATCGAAGACAAACACGAACGTCAGTCTGAGATGGACTCCATTGTAGAGGCCTTCCGTCCGTACGTGTTAGATGAAGCCGTGGCCATGCTGCAGGTGGTCCAGGCCTTCGACCCGCCGGGCATCGGTGCCCGAGACGTTCGGGAATCGATCCTGATCCAGCTTCAGCAGCGTGATGAAGGCGATTCGCTCGCCTTTAAAATCGTTGACGAACACTTCGATGCGCTCATCAACCATCGTGTCAGTGACATCGCGAAGACTCTCGGTGTGCAACCCATCGAAGTCCAAGACGCCACGGATGGACTGAGTCACCTGGACCCGAAGCCGGGTCAGAAATACTCAGCCGAGCCCGAGCACTATGTCATCCCGGACTTGATTGTTGAGCAGATCGACGGTGAGTACATGGTGTTCGCGAACGACACGAGCCTGCCGCGTCTCCGGATCTCCCAGAGCTACAAAGACATCGCGAAAGACAAGAAGCAGTTCACAGGTGAGAACAAGGAATTCGTCGCCGCCAAGCTCAACTCGGCCAACTGGATGGTTCAGGCCATTGAGCAACGGCGTCAGACAATGCTGAAGGTCATGAACTTCATCGTGGATCGGCAGCGCGCGTTCTTCGAGCGGGGTGTGCAGCACTTGAAGCCACTCACGCTCCGTGAGGTCGCCGACTACATTGAGATGCACGAGTCGACCGTGTCGCGCGTGACAAATAAGAAGTACGTGCAGACCCCCCGGGGCGTCTTCTCCCTCAAGTACTTCTTCTCCAGTGGACTGTCTACGACGAGCGGAGAGGACATCTCCGCCCGTGGCGTAAAAGACAAGATAAAGAGCCTGGTCTCCGACGAGGACAGTGGAAAACCCCTCACAGATCAGGCCATCGTAAAACTCTTGATGGCCGACGGCGTCAAAATCGCTCGCAGGACGGTCGCCAAGTACAGAGACCAACTCGGAATTCTCCCAGCCCGTATGCGAAAACGCGTATGA
- a CDS encoding glycosyltransferase, producing MTKNDFAVIVPAFNEAEVIPDLVRELREAFERFGLDGEVILVDDGSSDDTAAIAERESAGWDAFKVVKHNKNLGKTEAMITGADATEKTALVIFDADLQHTPSEIPRFLEKLSEGWDIVTGRKVGAYDKRGVSSVYNRLSRKIFDVPVSDLNSMKAFRREVLDGLTLRHDWHRFFVVLAHSRGATVTEIDIELHDRRAGESKFQGPFRILVGVMDLMSVGFLLLFSRKPLLFFGASGILMAGLGVFVAAIAVYLRFVHPMVGFDPYIPPMGYRPLLYLVMLLEMLGFVLVGFGLVSEQVAQVRYEIDNLRRNRKDSGS from the coding sequence ATGACGAAGAACGACTTCGCGGTCATCGTACCCGCCTTCAATGAAGCTGAGGTGATTCCGGATCTCGTACGCGAGCTCCGAGAGGCTTTCGAGCGCTTCGGCCTCGACGGTGAGGTCATCTTGGTGGACGACGGCTCATCGGACGACACGGCTGCCATCGCGGAACGCGAGTCGGCTGGGTGGGACGCCTTCAAGGTTGTAAAGCACAATAAGAACCTCGGAAAGACCGAGGCGATGATCACCGGCGCCGATGCGACTGAGAAGACAGCCCTGGTCATCTTCGACGCGGACCTTCAGCACACCCCGAGCGAGATTCCGCGATTCCTGGAGAAGCTCTCCGAAGGGTGGGACATCGTGACCGGCCGGAAGGTCGGAGCATACGACAAGCGCGGAGTGTCCTCGGTCTACAATCGCCTGTCACGGAAGATCTTCGACGTGCCAGTGTCGGACTTGAATTCGATGAAGGCCTTCCGTCGCGAAGTCCTGGACGGCCTGACGCTTCGTCACGATTGGCATCGGTTCTTCGTCGTACTCGCCCACTCGCGTGGCGCGACGGTCACCGAGATCGACATCGAACTCCACGACAGAAGGGCGGGGGAGTCCAAGTTCCAGGGCCCGTTCCGTATCTTGGTCGGCGTGATGGATCTGATGTCAGTGGGCTTCCTGCTGCTGTTCTCACGAAAGCCGCTGCTCTTTTTTGGAGCCTCCGGCATCTTGATGGCCGGCCTAGGAGTCTTCGTCGCGGCAATCGCGGTGTATTTGCGTTTTGTGCACCCCATGGTGGGCTTCGACCCTTACATCCCGCCAATGGGTTATCGACCGCTCTTATACTTGGTCATGCTGCTCGAGATGCTCGGCTTCGTGCTCGTCGGATTTGGCCTGGTGTCCGAACAGGTGGCTCAGGTCCGTTACGAGATCGACAACCTGAGGAGAAATAGAAAGGATTCCGGTTCGTGA
- the wecB gene encoding UDP-N-acetylglucosamine 2-epimerase (non-hydrolyzing), translated as MNESSIQPKKVLIVVGTRPEAIKMAPVLDAFRDLAPEIETRFALTGQHTDLVAQVLEAFDLEPDYDLDIMKPGQTLYDVVQRAMEGLRGVVQEFQPDAILVQGDTATVFVGSLVGFFEKVKVGHVEAGLRSHDKWAPWPEEIFRRLTDIVSDYYFAPTPYAKEALAAENTTAENVFITGNTVVDALQRVSDGHRPIDNDVLRSVIEGNRRLVLLTAHRRESFGAPIREVFAAVRTLAEEHDDIDIVYPVHPNPNVLGPAQELLSDHPRIHLTDPVGYFDLVAALDAASLILTDSGGIQEEAPTFGTPVLVLREVTERPEGVDAGVAELVGTDGGRILERARSILSRAQETLPATNPYGDGLAGKRIADIVAADLLGRPRTTEDWGA; from the coding sequence GTGAACGAATCCTCAATACAGCCCAAAAAGGTGTTGATCGTCGTTGGGACCCGCCCGGAGGCCATCAAGATGGCCCCCGTACTCGACGCATTTCGTGACCTCGCTCCGGAAATCGAAACACGCTTCGCCTTGACCGGTCAGCACACCGATCTGGTGGCGCAGGTCCTCGAGGCATTCGATCTCGAACCCGACTATGACCTGGACATCATGAAGCCGGGCCAGACGCTCTACGACGTCGTCCAGCGTGCGATGGAAGGGCTACGAGGAGTGGTGCAGGAGTTCCAACCGGACGCGATCCTCGTGCAGGGGGACACAGCCACGGTATTCGTCGGCTCCCTAGTCGGGTTCTTCGAGAAGGTGAAGGTCGGTCATGTTGAAGCGGGGCTGAGGAGTCACGACAAGTGGGCTCCCTGGCCGGAGGAAATTTTCCGACGCCTCACGGATATCGTATCAGATTACTATTTCGCACCTACGCCGTATGCTAAAGAAGCACTGGCAGCCGAGAACACCACGGCGGAAAACGTCTTCATCACGGGCAACACCGTCGTCGACGCCCTTCAGCGGGTATCCGACGGTCACCGACCCATCGACAATGATGTCCTCCGGTCTGTCATCGAGGGTAATCGACGACTCGTCCTCCTCACGGCGCATCGCCGCGAATCGTTCGGTGCCCCGATTCGTGAGGTATTCGCTGCCGTGCGAACGCTCGCGGAAGAGCACGACGATATCGACATCGTGTACCCCGTTCATCCGAACCCGAATGTGCTGGGGCCAGCTCAGGAACTCCTGAGTGATCACCCTCGCATCCACCTGACTGACCCGGTCGGCTACTTCGATCTCGTAGCCGCGCTCGACGCCGCATCATTGATCCTGACCGACTCGGGCGGGATTCAGGAAGAGGCGCCGACCTTCGGGACGCCGGTGCTCGTCCTTCGTGAGGTCACGGAACGACCTGAGGGAGTGGACGCAGGTGTCGCAGAACTGGTGGGCACGGATGGGGGGCGAATCCTTGAACGAGCTCGCTCGATTCTGAGCAGGGCTCAGGAAACCCTTCCTGCCACCAATCCTTATGGTGACGGGCTCGCCGGGAAACGGATTGCCGACATCGTTGCGGCGGACCTATTGGGACGACCACGTACGACCGAGGATTGGGGCGCGTGA
- a CDS encoding glycosyltransferase family 4 protein — translation MKVLMHCVYFPPEVGGLESHVYYLCKAMAERGHRVDMVTSLSQPGLPKQEVMGGVNVWRTWMPSRNTPGWAAHALASMHRFATLAQHADVLHAQDIASVLPAMVAQRVRSAPIVTTYHTSHFLKRAGSPFWRPVFKRFLEAADYNLAASGEIAGVGESIAPGTSIEPLTNGVDTGFFQNIEPTLPPLDEGRFRLIVPRRLFHKNGVEHFVRSMPLIAERADVEAVLVGDGPERDRLERMAGELGVSDRLHFMGARPHGEMPGLLSSGDLAVFPSLMEATSVAALECMSCELPVAATNVGGLPEIVSDAVGGLFEPADPNALADKVVSLLQSGRLKELGAEGRRRVVAGWSNARLAERHLEIYEEVIERRRAKGGQS, via the coding sequence GTGAAGGTATTGATGCACTGCGTCTACTTCCCGCCGGAGGTAGGCGGGCTGGAGAGCCACGTCTACTACTTGTGCAAGGCGATGGCCGAACGGGGCCACAGGGTGGACATGGTGACGTCCCTATCTCAGCCGGGCCTGCCGAAGCAAGAAGTAATGGGTGGCGTCAACGTGTGGCGGACTTGGATGCCGTCCAGGAATACCCCCGGCTGGGCCGCTCATGCGCTTGCGTCGATGCATCGCTTCGCGACCCTCGCCCAACACGCTGACGTCCTCCACGCCCAGGACATCGCGTCTGTGCTCCCGGCTATGGTGGCGCAGCGTGTCCGGTCCGCCCCCATCGTTACGACCTACCACACAAGCCACTTCCTCAAACGAGCGGGATCGCCGTTCTGGCGGCCCGTCTTCAAGCGCTTCCTGGAAGCGGCTGACTACAACCTCGCTGCGAGTGGTGAGATCGCTGGGGTAGGGGAAAGCATCGCGCCGGGAACGAGCATCGAGCCGCTCACCAACGGTGTAGACACCGGTTTCTTCCAAAACATCGAGCCGACGCTTCCTCCGTTGGATGAGGGCCGCTTCCGCTTGATCGTGCCCAGGAGGCTCTTCCACAAGAACGGGGTCGAGCACTTCGTCCGCTCGATGCCGCTCATTGCAGAGCGGGCCGATGTAGAAGCCGTGCTGGTTGGCGATGGACCGGAGCGTGATCGACTCGAACGCATGGCGGGTGAACTCGGCGTTTCCGACAGGCTGCATTTCATGGGTGCACGGCCGCACGGAGAGATGCCGGGACTTCTGTCCTCAGGCGATCTCGCGGTCTTTCCGTCACTCATGGAGGCGACCTCAGTCGCGGCGCTCGAATGCATGTCCTGTGAACTGCCGGTTGCAGCTACCAACGTTGGCGGGCTGCCTGAGATCGTAAGTGACGCGGTAGGTGGACTCTTCGAGCCAGCCGATCCGAACGCGCTGGCGGACAAGGTTGTCTCGCTGCTCCAGTCCGGGCGCCTGAAGGAGCTTGGGGCGGAAGGGCGTCGACGGGTGGTCGCGGGTTGGAGCAACGCCCGCCTGGCCGAACGGCACCTGGAGATTTACGAAGAAGTCATCGAGCGCCGACGGGCCAAAGGGGGGCAGTCATGA
- a CDS encoding lysylphosphatidylglycerol synthase domain-containing protein, whose protein sequence is MKHGARLALTLVVTWFILDRVGFNVQELQAMEIGSMRPHALGFAASVTLLLMMYFVSAAIWGRIVVDLGGPSIPTARAVRLFMIANLGRYIPGKVWQIAGLAALAKGQGVPAATATGAAVLGQGLAVAAAGSIGLGALLTGSEALRQAGIVGGVLVVVGICLIAIPSVFERGVALWFRLARTDPPESLGSAHGIRWFMFYLMNWMGYALSFWLLVTSFGMPVPLIPTASAFAAAYVLGYLMIFAPAGLGVREGFLVAFLTPHVGIVNAGAISVVHRIWITGVEVVPAGVFWLMHLRETPTDKRQGAAPNE, encoded by the coding sequence TTGAAGCACGGCGCGCGACTCGCCCTCACGCTCGTCGTCACCTGGTTCATCCTGGACCGAGTCGGATTCAACGTCCAGGAACTTCAGGCGATGGAAATCGGGAGCATGCGACCCCACGCTCTGGGCTTCGCTGCGTCCGTGACGCTCCTGCTAATGATGTATTTCGTATCGGCCGCCATTTGGGGTCGCATCGTGGTGGACTTAGGAGGCCCGTCGATTCCGACGGCACGTGCGGTACGACTCTTCATGATTGCGAACCTAGGGCGCTACATCCCGGGCAAGGTGTGGCAGATCGCCGGCCTAGCAGCCTTGGCGAAGGGGCAAGGAGTACCAGCCGCCACGGCAACGGGTGCGGCTGTCCTGGGACAGGGGTTGGCCGTTGCGGCGGCTGGGTCGATCGGACTCGGCGCACTGCTGACCGGCAGCGAGGCCCTGCGTCAGGCGGGTATCGTCGGGGGCGTCCTGGTCGTGGTGGGAATCTGCCTCATAGCCATCCCATCCGTCTTCGAACGAGGCGTGGCGCTTTGGTTTCGTCTCGCCCGCACAGACCCCCCGGAATCACTCGGTAGTGCCCATGGGATCCGGTGGTTCATGTTCTACCTCATGAATTGGATGGGGTACGCGTTGTCGTTCTGGCTCCTCGTTACGAGCTTCGGGATGCCTGTACCGCTCATACCCACTGCCTCCGCTTTCGCTGCCGCGTATGTGTTGGGTTACCTGATGATCTTTGCACCGGCCGGGCTCGGCGTCCGGGAGGGTTTTTTGGTCGCGTTTCTCACACCACATGTCGGCATCGTCAACGCGGGCGCGATCTCCGTCGTCCACCGGATCTGGATTACCGGTGTCGAGGTCGTCCCAGCAGGCGTGTTTTGGTTGATGCACCTGCGCGAAACTCCAACAGACAAGAGGCAGGGAGCCGCCCCGAATGAGTGA
- a CDS encoding polyprenol monophosphomannose synthase has translation MSERILVIVPTYNEMENLPRKAPLILEQDERIEILVVDDASPDGTGQLADEMAAAAPRVHVLHRKSKDGLGQAYLAGFKWALEHDFEVIFEMDADISHPPDALPRLIEAIGTHDFVIGSRYVEGRVTVSNWPMSRLLVSYFGSWYARMITRMPVRDATGGFNGWHRRVLEEVGLDRVRSNGYAFQIELKFRAWVKNFTFTEVPILFTERDTGDSKMSKKIVREAVWRVWWMKFQHIFGRL, from the coding sequence ATGAGTGAGCGCATCCTCGTCATCGTGCCGACGTACAACGAGATGGAGAACCTTCCCAGGAAGGCCCCTCTGATTCTCGAACAAGACGAGCGGATCGAGATCCTGGTCGTCGATGACGCGTCGCCGGACGGCACCGGCCAGCTCGCAGATGAGATGGCCGCCGCTGCCCCTCGAGTACACGTCCTGCATCGCAAATCCAAAGACGGACTGGGGCAGGCCTACCTGGCTGGCTTCAAATGGGCACTCGAGCACGATTTCGAAGTCATTTTCGAGATGGATGCGGACATCTCGCATCCCCCGGACGCATTGCCCCGCTTGATCGAGGCCATCGGCACGCATGACTTCGTGATTGGCTCTCGATATGTGGAGGGGCGTGTAACGGTGTCCAACTGGCCCATGAGCCGGCTCCTGGTCAGCTACTTCGGGTCTTGGTATGCCCGCATGATCACGAGGATGCCGGTGCGAGACGCCACCGGTGGCTTTAACGGCTGGCATCGGCGCGTATTGGAAGAAGTGGGGCTCGACCGGGTCCGTTCCAACGGGTACGCGTTTCAGATCGAGCTAAAGTTCCGAGCGTGGGTCAAGAACTTCACGTTCACCGAGGTACCGATCCTATTCACGGAGCGGGATACCGGTGACTCGAAGATGTCGAAGAAGATCGTTCGCGAGGCGGTGTGGCGGGTGTGGTGGATGAAGTTCCAGCACATCTTCGGGCGCCTTTGA